Proteins from one Haloarchaeobius litoreus genomic window:
- a CDS encoding winged helix-turn-helix domain-containing protein, with product MSMSTADDRADDAEELLSDAEYRERLRELPPSAKLVSKVLETESPLSQGQLAEESLLPDRTVRYALNRLEEAGLVSSRYSFQDARKQVYFLNC from the coding sequence ATGAGCATGAGTACCGCCGACGACCGTGCAGACGATGCCGAAGAACTCCTCTCCGACGCGGAGTACCGGGAGCGCCTCCGCGAGCTCCCCCCGAGCGCGAAGCTCGTCTCCAAGGTGCTGGAGACGGAGTCCCCGCTCTCGCAGGGGCAACTCGCCGAGGAGTCGCTCCTCCCCGACCGCACGGTCCGGTACGCGCTCAACCGGCTCGAGGAGGCCGGCCTCGTCAGCTCGCGCTACAGCTTCCAGGACGCCCGGAAGCAGGTCTACTTCCTCAACTGCTGA
- a CDS encoding YkgJ family cysteine cluster protein, translating to MDSLESELDRARDLAVGDLADAIERIGFECTRCGACCTAEADDPHTATVFPDEVRDLQDATDYDFRDVARPMPYGLTETDDGGVEGETFEWALQTDSCGDCTFYAEDDDGVGACTVHDDRPLVCQTYPFSVALAGTSQPMGEAVDEHGVVRAHECEGLGRDISREDAEALAATLKERAVRELEEAIGVRDAYEPTRPEPGSVVVHDSEGAKRPDGSAYER from the coding sequence ATGGACTCCCTCGAATCGGAACTCGACCGCGCCCGCGACCTCGCCGTCGGCGACCTCGCCGACGCCATCGAGCGCATCGGCTTCGAGTGCACCCGCTGCGGGGCCTGCTGCACCGCCGAGGCCGACGACCCGCACACCGCGACGGTGTTCCCCGACGAGGTCCGCGACCTGCAGGACGCCACCGACTACGACTTCCGCGACGTGGCCCGACCGATGCCCTACGGCCTCACCGAGACAGACGATGGCGGCGTCGAGGGCGAGACGTTCGAGTGGGCCCTCCAGACCGACTCCTGTGGCGACTGCACGTTCTACGCCGAGGACGACGACGGCGTCGGGGCGTGTACGGTCCACGACGACCGGCCGCTCGTCTGTCAGACCTACCCGTTCAGCGTCGCGCTCGCCGGCACCAGCCAGCCCATGGGCGAGGCCGTCGACGAGCACGGGGTGGTGCGCGCCCACGAGTGCGAGGGGCTCGGACGGGACATCTCGCGCGAGGACGCGGAGGCGCTGGCGGCGACGCTCAAGGAACGGGCGGTTCGAGAGCTGGAGGAAGCTATCGGGGTCAGAGATGCGTACGAGCCCACCCGTCCCGAACCGGGCTCGGTGGTCGTCCACGACAGCGAGGGTGCGAAACGGCCGGACGGGTCGGCGTACGAGCGCTAG
- a CDS encoding DUF7559 family protein codes for MPATMEVRCTDADCELDMFELHYTYDMPDDVTVEDFACPYCGTTAGLEEIEL; via the coding sequence ATGCCCGCGACGATGGAGGTCAGGTGTACGGATGCGGACTGCGAGCTCGACATGTTCGAGCTGCACTACACCTACGACATGCCGGACGACGTGACCGTCGAGGACTTCGCCTGCCCGTACTGTGGAACCACCGCCGGTCTGGAGGAGATCGAGCTATGA
- a CDS encoding class I SAM-dependent methyltransferase produces the protein MKGQEWYQTAEVAEEYEEKRFSGGGRLIDRREKRAVLEAIGPVDGKDVLEIACGTGRFTVMLAERGADIVGLDISAEMLQQGRKKAHAAGVADHLEFMRGDAARLPFPDDHFDAVMAMRFFHLADTPASFLAEMQRVSKDQVFFDTFNRFSTRSIYNWALPMGSRLYSRGEVESLLDSAGLGLAQEDHDFVLPYGFYRQIPGSVARTFRSADTSILGVRGLERLASVSYWNATVE, from the coding sequence GTGAAGGGCCAGGAGTGGTACCAGACCGCCGAGGTCGCCGAGGAGTACGAGGAGAAGCGGTTCTCGGGCGGCGGTCGTCTCATCGACCGCCGCGAGAAGCGCGCCGTCCTCGAAGCCATCGGCCCGGTCGACGGGAAGGACGTGCTCGAGATCGCCTGCGGGACCGGCCGGTTCACCGTGATGCTGGCCGAACGTGGAGCCGACATCGTCGGCCTCGACATCTCCGCCGAGATGCTACAACAGGGCCGGAAGAAGGCTCACGCGGCCGGGGTCGCGGACCACCTGGAGTTCATGCGTGGCGACGCCGCGCGCCTCCCGTTCCCCGACGACCACTTCGACGCCGTGATGGCGATGCGCTTCTTCCATCTCGCCGACACCCCAGCGTCGTTCCTCGCCGAGATGCAGCGCGTCTCGAAGGACCAGGTGTTCTTCGACACGTTCAACCGCTTCTCGACGCGGAGCATCTACAACTGGGCGCTGCCGATGGGGTCGCGGCTCTACTCCCGCGGCGAGGTCGAGTCGCTGCTCGACAGCGCAGGCCTCGGACTCGCCCAGGAGGACCACGACTTCGTGCTCCCCTACGGTTTCTACCGGCAGATACCCGGCAGCGTCGCACGGACGTTCCGTTCCGCCGACACGAGTATCCTCGGGGTACGGGGGCTCGAACGTCTCGCGTCGGTTTCGTACTGGAACGCCACGGTAGAATGA
- a CDS encoding TRAM domain-containing protein — translation MEISDKLLCLFSAEVEVEDGSYVVEVPRQEVDTGSVEPGETYRVALIEREREETTEETESRDTAPSEPQPPVEIGETRYVEIEDIGKQGDGIARVERGYVIIVPGAEVGERVKIEVTEVKSNFAVGEIIEDTF, via the coding sequence GTGGAGATATCTGATAAGCTACTGTGTCTGTTCAGCGCGGAGGTCGAGGTCGAGGACGGTTCCTACGTCGTCGAGGTACCGAGACAGGAGGTGGACACCGGGTCGGTGGAACCCGGCGAGACGTACCGGGTCGCGCTCATCGAGCGAGAACGAGAGGAGACCACGGAGGAGACCGAGAGCCGCGATACGGCACCCTCGGAGCCCCAGCCGCCGGTCGAGATCGGCGAGACGCGCTACGTCGAGATCGAGGACATCGGCAAGCAGGGCGACGGCATCGCCCGCGTCGAGCGTGGCTACGTCATCATCGTCCCAGGTGCGGAGGTCGGCGAGCGCGTGAAGATAGAGGTCACCGAGGTCAAGTCCAACTTCGCCGTCGGCGAGATAATCGAAGACACCTTCTAG
- a CDS encoding trimeric intracellular cation channel family protein produces the protein MLTPFAAMNAVGTVAFGVAGASKGVDADLDYLGVTVLGVVTALGGGITRDLLVGRVPSALTAETDVLLALAGVGLAIALVRAERGRIADSPLLTIPDAVGLAAFTATGAIVGVEAGLSPFGVVVCATLTGVGGGAIRDVLAQEVPFILHEDFYATCAIAGGTVFWALWTVDIAPPGPTVACVVVALGLRLVGMRRGWSLPTVR, from the coding sequence ATGCTGACGCCCTTCGCGGCGATGAACGCCGTCGGCACGGTCGCGTTCGGCGTCGCCGGCGCGTCGAAGGGCGTCGACGCGGACCTCGACTACCTCGGCGTGACGGTGCTGGGCGTCGTGACCGCCCTCGGGGGCGGCATCACCCGCGACCTCCTCGTCGGGCGCGTCCCGTCGGCGCTGACGGCCGAGACGGACGTGCTCCTCGCGCTCGCTGGGGTCGGACTCGCCATCGCACTGGTCCGGGCCGAGCGCGGGCGCATCGCCGACTCGCCGCTGCTGACGATTCCGGACGCCGTCGGGCTGGCGGCGTTCACCGCCACCGGGGCCATCGTCGGCGTCGAGGCGGGCCTGTCGCCGTTCGGCGTCGTCGTCTGTGCGACCCTGACCGGGGTCGGCGGCGGGGCCATCCGGGACGTGCTCGCCCAGGAGGTGCCGTTCATCCTCCACGAGGACTTCTACGCGACGTGTGCCATCGCCGGCGGGACCGTGTTCTGGGCGCTCTGGACCGTGGACATCGCACCGCCGGGACCGACCGTCGCCTGCGTCGTCGTCGCGCTCGGGCTCCGGCTCGTCGGGATGCGCCGAGGCTGGTCGCTGCCGACGGTCAGGTGA
- a CDS encoding DUF429 domain-containing protein — translation MTGLASTVYGVDFGAGKRDAGRKTWLARGTVDSDGVHVNDCETVASAFDGGPTGRDEALSALVEFLSGEKPWVADDGDEYRVGTDAAVGLDFPFGLPTAVLGAEFENWSAFVERFPDGLPLPDEWDHDEVDDPRSLSAWGSQRARENDEADCVHCKRETDATVGAQPPYGIVGKYITYHGIVSVLSEIRDAVTFAPMETGDDTDSANGPIVLEAYPAGTLGRLGLYRSGYKGGEETERRRRERNLQGLQQGEPAVEITESIRDDAAGDTGGDALDAVVAAVATYGATRSAEALEPDEDHYDHREGYIYV, via the coding sequence ATGACCGGGCTCGCGTCGACGGTGTACGGGGTGGACTTCGGTGCCGGCAAACGGGACGCCGGGAGGAAGACGTGGCTGGCTCGCGGAACCGTCGACAGCGACGGGGTGCACGTGAACGATTGCGAGACGGTCGCGTCCGCGTTCGACGGCGGTCCGACAGGCCGCGACGAGGCCCTGTCTGCTCTGGTCGAGTTCCTCTCCGGCGAGAAGCCGTGGGTGGCCGACGACGGTGACGAGTACCGGGTCGGAACCGACGCCGCGGTCGGGCTCGACTTCCCGTTCGGTCTGCCGACGGCGGTCCTCGGGGCCGAGTTCGAGAACTGGAGCGCATTCGTCGAGAGATTCCCCGACGGGCTCCCACTCCCCGACGAGTGGGACCACGACGAGGTCGACGACCCTCGGTCGCTGAGCGCATGGGGCAGTCAGCGAGCCCGGGAGAACGACGAGGCCGACTGCGTCCACTGCAAGCGCGAGACGGACGCGACCGTCGGCGCACAGCCGCCGTACGGCATCGTCGGGAAGTACATCACATACCACGGCATCGTATCAGTCCTCTCCGAGATTCGCGACGCGGTGACGTTCGCACCGATGGAGACGGGAGACGACACCGACTCCGCCAACGGGCCGATCGTTCTGGAAGCCTACCCTGCCGGCACGCTGGGTCGCCTCGGACTCTACCGGAGTGGGTACAAGGGTGGCGAGGAGACCGAACGGCGCAGACGAGAGCGGAACCTCCAGGGACTGCAACAGGGAGAACCCGCGGTCGAAATCACCGAATCCATCAGGGACGACGCAGCGGGGGACACCGGCGGCGACGCCCTCGACGCCGTCGTCGCGGCGGTCGCAACCTACGGGGCGACCCGCTCCGCCGAAGCCCTCGAGCCCGACGAGGACCACTACGACCACCGTGAGGGCTACATCTACGTCTGA
- a CDS encoding radical SAM protein → MTDPATLDVTIVDGYVDEPAHFGVPPYISTYPRYTAGALVDAGVPAERITYHTIDELRDDRMLWADVADADLVCYLGGMTVPGKYVGGKPAEPDEVREIAWTADGTTLMGGPVKFGVGDENAGATETERDDLDYDFVAKGDVEAAAYDLVESGLEGFDNRMRDNREIDRWASKGAFVVEQHPNHPEYLICEMETSRGCPYRCSFCTEPLYGDPSFRSPNSVVSEVGELYDRGARHFRLGRQADILAYGGDGEKPNPDALRELYGGIREVAPDLGTLHLDNMNPITVVEWPELSREGIRVIAKHNTPGDTAAFGLESADPVVQEANNLNVTAEECFQAVRIVNEEGGWRPGDEPGTGPSTGPDAPRRLPKLLPGINLLHGLKDEREETYELNQQFLQRVYDAGLMLRRVNIRQVMTFAGTEMNSEGAHIAHEHKSLFKRYKTQVREEIDNPMLQRLAPPGTVLPDVHLEYHEDGTTFGRQLGTYPLLVGLPGERELGRTIDVAVVGHGYRSVTGVPYPLDFNEASMKELTAIPGIGKGTAGDIVVNRPYTSTEEVSADVDLWKYAGSSSGSGAD, encoded by the coding sequence ATGACCGACCCCGCCACGCTCGACGTGACCATCGTCGACGGCTACGTCGACGAACCGGCACATTTCGGGGTGCCGCCCTATATCTCGACGTACCCCCGGTACACCGCCGGGGCGCTCGTGGACGCCGGGGTCCCCGCGGAGCGCATCACGTACCACACCATCGACGAGCTGCGCGACGACCGGATGCTGTGGGCGGACGTCGCCGACGCCGACCTCGTCTGCTACCTGGGCGGGATGACCGTTCCCGGGAAGTACGTCGGCGGGAAGCCCGCCGAGCCGGACGAGGTGCGCGAGATCGCGTGGACCGCCGACGGGACGACGCTGATGGGCGGCCCGGTGAAGTTCGGCGTCGGCGACGAGAACGCCGGCGCGACGGAGACCGAGCGCGACGACCTGGACTACGACTTCGTGGCGAAGGGCGACGTGGAGGCGGCGGCGTACGACCTCGTCGAGAGCGGGCTGGAGGGGTTCGACAACCGGATGCGGGACAACCGGGAGATCGACCGCTGGGCGTCGAAGGGCGCGTTCGTCGTCGAGCAGCACCCGAACCACCCCGAGTACCTCATCTGCGAGATGGAGACCTCGCGGGGCTGTCCGTACCGGTGCTCGTTCTGCACGGAGCCGCTGTACGGCGACCCGTCGTTCCGCTCGCCCAACTCCGTCGTGAGCGAGGTCGGGGAGCTGTACGACCGCGGCGCGCGGCACTTCCGGCTGGGCCGGCAGGCCGACATCCTCGCCTACGGCGGCGACGGCGAGAAGCCGAACCCCGACGCGCTGCGGGAGCTCTACGGGGGGATCCGCGAGGTCGCCCCCGACCTGGGGACGCTCCACCTCGACAACATGAACCCCATCACGGTCGTCGAGTGGCCGGAGCTGTCCCGCGAGGGCATCCGCGTCATCGCGAAGCACAACACGCCGGGCGACACGGCCGCGTTCGGGCTCGAATCCGCGGACCCCGTCGTGCAGGAGGCGAACAACCTCAACGTCACCGCCGAGGAGTGCTTCCAGGCTGTCCGCATCGTCAACGAGGAGGGCGGCTGGCGACCGGGCGACGAGCCCGGCACCGGCCCGTCGACCGGCCCCGACGCGCCGCGGCGGCTCCCCAAGCTCCTCCCCGGAATCAACCTCCTGCACGGGCTGAAGGACGAGCGCGAGGAGACGTACGAGCTGAACCAACAGTTCCTCCAGCGCGTGTACGACGCGGGGCTGATGCTCCGCCGGGTGAACATCCGGCAGGTGATGACGTTCGCGGGGACGGAGATGAACAGCGAGGGCGCACACATCGCCCACGAGCACAAGTCGCTGTTCAAGCGGTACAAGACGCAGGTGCGCGAGGAGATAGACAACCCGATGCTGCAGCGCCTCGCCCCGCCCGGCACGGTGCTCCCGGACGTCCACCTGGAGTACCACGAGGACGGCACGACGTTCGGGCGGCAGCTCGGTACCTACCCCCTGCTCGTCGGGCTGCCGGGCGAGCGCGAACTCGGCCGCACCATCGACGTGGCCGTCGTGGGCCACGGCTACCGGTCCGTGACCGGCGTGCCGTACCCGCTGGACTTCAACGAGGCGTCGATGAAGGAGCTGACCGCCATCCCCGGCATCGGCAAGGGGACGGCGGGCGACATCGTCGTCAACCGCCCGTACACCTCCACTGAAGAGGTGTCGGCCGACGTGGACCTGTGGAAGTACGCCGGCAGTTCGTCGGGGTCCGGCGCGGACTGA
- a CDS encoding PPOX class F420-dependent oxidoreductase has product MAEIPPSHRDLFEKKTFAHFATLMPDGTPQVTPVWVDYDAESDHVLVNTARGRRKERNVSRDRRVGIEMSDPDDPYRYLSVQGEVVSVSAEGANEHADELAGRYMDLDEYPNHGEEQGERVVIRIRPERVIAN; this is encoded by the coding sequence ATGGCCGAGATTCCGCCCTCCCACCGGGACCTGTTCGAGAAGAAGACGTTCGCACACTTCGCGACGCTGATGCCCGACGGTACACCGCAGGTGACGCCGGTGTGGGTCGACTACGACGCGGAGTCGGACCACGTGCTGGTGAACACGGCTCGCGGCCGGCGGAAGGAGCGCAACGTGAGCAGGGACCGGAGGGTCGGCATCGAGATGAGCGACCCCGACGACCCGTACCGCTATCTGTCGGTGCAGGGCGAGGTGGTATCGGTGTCGGCCGAGGGTGCGAACGAGCACGCCGACGAGCTCGCGGGGCGGTACATGGACCTCGACGAGTACCCGAACCACGGCGAGGAGCAGGGCGAGCGCGTCGTCATCCGCATCCGGCCGGAGCGGGTCATCGCGAACTGA
- the thsA gene encoding thermosome subunit alpha, which produces MFILAEDSQRTHGRDAQSSNITAGKAVAEAVRTTLGPRGMDKMLVDSTGDVVITNDGATILTEMDIEHPAAQMLVEVAETQEEAVGDGTTTAAVLAGQLLAQAEDLLENDVHPTTIVEGYYEAARIAREAIDEQVLDATVDDDTLHKVAESSMTGKGTGGLTADQLAETVVSAIRHVEDEDGHVNRDDVRVFTKVGASSNATELVEGIIVDEEPVHDEMPRHVTDASVLVLDVELDVRTADIDAEYQVTSVDQLTAAMDAEESELRKYAKTIADADADVVFATDDIDGRVASFLAEEGVLAFEGLSNSDARAIATATGARRVGALDDIESDDFGHVDAIDVRRVGDDQLTFVEGGAAASSVTVFVRGGTEHVVDELERTLEDALDVVSVAVESGEVLPGAGATELAIAAAVRDAASGIEGRKQLAVEAFADAVDIIPRTLAENTGMDPIDALVSLRARREDGDVVGLISEGETGRVDDPLAYGILDPADVKREAVESATEAATMILRIDDVIAAS; this is translated from the coding sequence ATGTTCATCCTGGCCGAGGACTCACAACGCACACACGGCCGGGACGCCCAGTCCTCGAACATCACCGCCGGCAAGGCGGTCGCCGAGGCCGTACGGACCACGCTCGGACCCCGCGGTATGGACAAGATGCTCGTCGACTCGACGGGCGACGTGGTCATCACGAACGACGGCGCGACCATCCTGACCGAGATGGACATCGAGCACCCCGCCGCGCAGATGCTCGTCGAGGTCGCCGAGACGCAGGAGGAGGCCGTCGGCGACGGGACCACGACCGCAGCCGTCCTCGCGGGCCAGCTCCTCGCGCAGGCGGAGGACCTGCTTGAGAACGACGTCCACCCGACGACCATCGTCGAGGGCTACTACGAGGCCGCACGCATCGCCCGCGAGGCCATCGACGAGCAGGTGCTCGACGCGACGGTCGACGACGACACCCTCCACAAGGTCGCCGAGTCCAGCATGACCGGCAAGGGGACCGGCGGCCTGACCGCCGACCAGCTCGCCGAGACCGTTGTCTCCGCGATCCGCCACGTCGAGGACGAGGACGGCCACGTGAACCGCGACGACGTGCGCGTGTTCACGAAGGTCGGCGCGTCCTCGAACGCGACCGAGCTCGTCGAGGGCATCATCGTCGACGAGGAGCCCGTCCACGACGAGATGCCCAGGCACGTCACCGACGCCTCGGTGCTCGTCCTCGACGTCGAGCTCGACGTCCGCACGGCCGACATCGACGCCGAGTACCAGGTCACGTCCGTCGACCAGCTCACCGCGGCGATGGACGCCGAGGAGTCCGAGCTCCGCAAGTACGCGAAGACCATCGCCGACGCCGACGCCGACGTCGTCTTCGCGACCGACGACATCGACGGCCGGGTGGCATCCTTCCTCGCCGAGGAGGGCGTGCTGGCCTTCGAAGGCCTCTCGAACAGCGACGCACGCGCCATCGCCACCGCGACCGGCGCACGCCGCGTCGGCGCACTGGACGACATCGAATCCGACGACTTCGGCCACGTCGACGCCATCGACGTGCGCCGCGTCGGCGACGACCAGCTCACCTTCGTCGAGGGCGGTGCAGCCGCCAGCTCCGTGACCGTCTTCGTCCGCGGCGGCACCGAGCACGTCGTCGACGAGCTGGAGCGCACGCTCGAGGACGCACTCGACGTGGTCAGCGTCGCGGTCGAGTCCGGCGAGGTGCTGCCCGGTGCCGGGGCAACCGAACTCGCCATCGCGGCGGCAGTCCGCGACGCGGCCTCCGGCATCGAGGGCCGCAAGCAGCTCGCCGTCGAGGCGTTCGCCGACGCGGTCGACATCATCCCGCGCACGCTCGCCGAGAACACCGGCATGGACCCCATCGACGCGCTCGTCTCGCTGCGCGCCCGTCGCGAGGACGGGGACGTCGTCGGCCTCATCAGCGAAGGTGAGACCGGCCGCGTGGACGACCCGCTCGCCTACGGCATCCTCGACCCCGCCGACGTGAAGCGCGAGGCCGTCGAGTCCGCAACCGAGGCCGCGACGATGATCCTCCGCATCGACGACGTCATCGCCGCGAGCTGA
- a CDS encoding amidohydrolase family protein: MLELEHRFRVVDVHVQLPTDEYGTTGAHTTTPETVEREMRQAGVVRAVTFPEPRPDEGSYLTANNAVARHSVDRPFLAFARLAGPRDPGAGASSRLRNLAASRKEYHATPEDVEQYAYDDRFHGFVVDPLHDGLPDDAVVAELGEVGLPVLVRAGTAFPPDAVERTLLGRGFPVILAHFGGYPLDREATERTIELLDSHDDVYVDTSYVRFREPMERALLEHPDRVLFGSGAPAVHPNVGVMELLTLDVSEDKMRRAFSKNAVRVVDGLAPEAMD; the protein is encoded by the coding sequence ATGCTGGAACTGGAGCATCGCTTTCGGGTGGTCGATGTCCACGTCCAGCTGCCAACAGACGAGTACGGCACGACGGGGGCTCACACGACGACGCCGGAGACGGTCGAGCGCGAGATGCGGCAGGCGGGCGTCGTGCGCGCGGTGACGTTCCCGGAGCCCCGGCCGGACGAGGGCTCGTACCTGACCGCGAACAACGCCGTGGCGCGCCACAGCGTCGACCGGCCGTTCCTCGCGTTCGCCCGGCTCGCGGGGCCGCGCGACCCTGGCGCGGGCGCGTCGAGCCGGCTGCGGAATCTGGCGGCGTCGCGCAAGGAGTACCACGCCACCCCGGAGGACGTCGAGCAGTACGCCTACGATGACCGGTTCCACGGGTTCGTGGTCGACCCGCTGCACGACGGGCTCCCGGACGACGCGGTCGTGGCGGAACTCGGCGAGGTCGGACTTCCGGTGCTGGTCCGGGCCGGGACCGCGTTCCCGCCGGATGCGGTCGAGCGGACGCTGCTCGGGCGCGGCTTCCCGGTCATCCTCGCGCACTTCGGCGGCTACCCGCTGGACCGCGAGGCGACCGAGCGGACGATCGAGCTGCTGGACAGCCACGACGACGTGTACGTCGACACGAGCTACGTGCGGTTCCGCGAGCCGATGGAGCGCGCGCTGCTGGAACATCCCGACAGGGTGCTGTTCGGGTCCGGTGCGCCCGCGGTCCACCCGAACGTGGGCGTGATGGAGCTGTTGACGCTCGACGTCTCGGAGGACAAGATGCGCCGTGCCTTCTCGAAGAACGCGGTCCGGGTGGTCGACGGGCTCGCGCCCGAGGCGATGGACTGA
- a CDS encoding MBL fold metallo-hydrolase, producing MSDIATIPVEVPTRAPSGRTNTYLLGDDPAVLVDPAARSDELDAAVAERSVGHVVVTHTHPDHVGAVGEYAAETGATVWARHGRTERFVEATGVTPDGTLRDGDTLPKTDVTAVETPGHAPDHLAFETDAGLVCGDLAVAEGSVVVGWPEGDLRAYLGSLRRVYAHDPDQLFPGHGPAVDDPRATCERLIRHRLDREARVLAAVENGATRIGDVLDAAYDKDLTGVRDLALRTVECHLRKLAVEGRIRWDGRRVDSGGPD from the coding sequence GTGAGCGACATCGCCACCATCCCGGTCGAGGTGCCGACACGTGCGCCCTCCGGCCGGACGAACACGTACCTCCTCGGCGACGACCCCGCCGTCCTCGTCGACCCCGCCGCCCGGAGCGACGAGCTCGACGCCGCCGTCGCCGAACGGTCTGTCGGTCACGTCGTCGTCACCCACACCCACCCGGACCACGTCGGCGCTGTGGGTGAGTACGCCGCCGAGACCGGCGCGACGGTGTGGGCACGCCACGGCCGCACGGAGCGCTTCGTCGAGGCGACCGGCGTCACGCCCGACGGGACGCTCCGCGACGGGGACACGCTCCCGAAGACCGACGTGACCGCCGTCGAGACGCCCGGCCACGCACCCGACCACCTCGCCTTCGAGACCGACGCGGGCCTCGTCTGTGGCGACCTCGCGGTCGCCGAGGGCAGCGTCGTCGTCGGGTGGCCCGAGGGCGACCTCCGCGCGTACCTCGGGAGCCTCCGCCGGGTGTACGCCCACGACCCCGACCAGCTCTTTCCGGGCCACGGGCCCGCCGTCGACGACCCGCGGGCGACCTGCGAGCGGCTCATCCGTCACCGGCTCGACCGCGAGGCGCGCGTGCTGGCGGCCGTCGAGAACGGAGCGACCCGTATCGGTGACGTCCTCGACGCCGCGTACGACAAGGACCTGACCGGCGTCCGCGACCTCGCGCTCCGGACCGTCGAGTGCCACCTCCGGAAGCTCGCCGTTGAGGGACGGATCCGGTGGGACGGGCGCAGGGTCGACAGCGGCGGCCCCGACTGA
- a CDS encoding Hsp20/alpha crystallin family protein translates to MRIREFGRSVSNSVLRQIGRASSQVQENRPLPTDLLESDDAYLAVFDAPGATHADVQVRYDDGAVKVRIDRFREFHEGFDMRIPGRGMALDGHVRLPTDALVDAESATATLRKNGTLEVEVPKAVTAEDEGDVGGDTDTVTIAEPGDGDDDTDDASTDADASADAAADES, encoded by the coding sequence ATGAGAATCCGCGAGTTCGGCCGTTCGGTCAGCAACAGCGTGCTGCGCCAGATCGGTCGGGCGTCCTCCCAGGTGCAGGAGAACCGCCCGCTCCCGACGGACCTGCTGGAGAGCGACGACGCCTACCTCGCCGTGTTCGACGCGCCGGGGGCGACCCACGCCGACGTGCAGGTGCGCTACGACGACGGCGCGGTGAAGGTCCGCATCGACCGCTTCCGGGAGTTCCACGAGGGCTTCGACATGCGCATCCCCGGCCGTGGCATGGCGCTCGACGGCCACGTCCGGCTGCCGACAGACGCGCTGGTCGACGCCGAGTCCGCCACCGCGACGCTCCGCAAGAACGGCACGCTGGAGGTCGAAGTCCCGAAGGCAGTCACCGCGGAGGACGAGGGCGACGTCGGCGGCGACACCGACACCGTGACCATCGCCGAGCCGGGCGACGGTGACGACGACACCGACGACGCGAGTACGGACGCCGACGCGAGCGCCGACGCTGCCGCCGACGAGTCGTGA
- a CDS encoding glycosyltransferase family 2 protein: MDLSVVVPTLNGRDRLHNSLDALSSVAPSAEVVVVNGPSSDGTTGMVRARDDVDTLVEISERNVNVARNAGFEVASGDVVAFVSYDLAVEESWHDALVAALDEGADVVTGPTHRTVPAGMTTESEERRTIAGRSVAYFNGDNAAFRRGALTALDGFDEYLQTGGARDAAHRIAVMRYDLDWRSDMCVRGEYETDGGREPEDWEWKYRALAYRMVKNYGVRPTVARRTLTDALGDGVSSLRDVVTGNRAPSEWLGSGRAVAKGLAVGAKDGLSARKADRSPRRNPNGVSTRADRAVCRYDIAGTAD, translated from the coding sequence ATGGACCTCTCGGTGGTCGTTCCGACCCTGAACGGTCGGGACCGACTCCACAACTCGCTCGACGCGCTCTCGAGCGTCGCCCCATCGGCCGAGGTGGTGGTCGTCAACGGCCCCTCCTCCGACGGGACGACCGGGATGGTCAGGGCCCGGGACGACGTCGACACCCTCGTCGAGATCAGCGAACGCAACGTCAACGTCGCCCGGAACGCCGGCTTCGAGGTGGCGAGCGGTGACGTCGTCGCGTTCGTCAGCTACGACCTCGCCGTCGAGGAGTCGTGGCACGACGCGCTCGTCGCGGCGCTGGACGAGGGTGCCGACGTCGTCACCGGCCCGACCCACCGGACCGTCCCCGCCGGCATGACCACCGAGAGCGAGGAGCGCCGAACCATCGCCGGCCGCTCGGTCGCCTACTTCAACGGCGACAACGCCGCGTTCCGACGCGGTGCCCTCACCGCACTCGACGGCTTCGACGAGTACCTGCAGACCGGCGGTGCCCGCGACGCCGCCCACCGGATTGCGGTCATGCGCTACGACCTGGACTGGCGCAGCGACATGTGCGTTCGCGGCGAGTACGAGACCGACGGCGGGCGCGAGCCGGAAGACTGGGAGTGGAAGTACCGGGCACTCGCCTACCGCATGGTGAAGAACTACGGCGTCCGCCCGACAGTGGCCCGTCGAACGCTCACCGACGCACTCGGCGATGGCGTCTCGTCCCTGCGCGACGTCGTCACCGGGAACCGGGCACCCTCCGAGTGGCTGGGGAGCGGTCGCGCCGTCGCGAAGGGCCTCGCCGTCGGCGCGAAGGACGGCCTCTCCGCGCGGAAGGCCGACCGTTCACCCCGCAGAAATCCGAACGGCGTCTCCACGCGCGCTGACCGCGCTGTCTGTCGGTACGATATCGCCGGGACGGCCGACTGA